A portion of the Stigmatella aurantiaca DW4/3-1 genome contains these proteins:
- a CDS encoding glucosaminidase domain-containing protein, whose translation MTTTTSARPNTYAVRSGDTINKLAERFGTTPSALAAKNNLSDPNKIKVGQKLVLPDGFDAAPAAQPSRAATTATTAGAGGPVRDSNGREFPTSRDGTPLFKQGDAEWGKRTLGTSSSIGAAGCAMTATAMAVSKISGKTINPGQMDAWLDKNGGYSGNGLNWDKAAQMGGLHASSPAWSLDTINKQVDAGRPVVVGVDYKAGSNGGANGTDHWITITGRGQEGGKPVYYANDPATGKQITLSQDGNTLKGGPQGYKTTGQLRTFSGGNPPRPGTSTQPAPGGSTQPAPGTGGTTAPAPAAPAGGKESLKGTTLPNQQLKRGSKGEGVEKLQDALVKLGYMTKAQVATGPGTFGPKTEAALKKFQKDHGVDAIGEYGPKTRAAFEKLGAKIGGAASGTPSTGTPSTGTPSTGGVTGPLPKTGNAFMDAMAADAIKSQRETGVPASVTLAQAALESGWGKSGLSTKGNNFFGIKGEGPAGHVTMPTKEFLNGKWVTVDAAFRKYNSPSESFADHGNFLRKNKRYAEAFNHTDNAARFAQEIHKAGYATDPEYSNKLIAMINKYGLERFDAIGRQ comes from the coding sequence TTGACGACGACCACTTCCGCAAGGCCGAACACCTACGCTGTCCGCAGCGGCGACACCATCAACAAGCTGGCGGAGCGTTTTGGGACCACCCCCTCCGCCCTGGCCGCGAAGAACAACCTCTCCGATCCCAACAAGATCAAGGTTGGCCAGAAGCTCGTCCTTCCGGACGGCTTCGATGCGGCTCCCGCGGCCCAGCCCTCCCGCGCGGCTACCACCGCTACCACCGCGGGCGCCGGTGGGCCTGTCCGTGACAGCAACGGCCGTGAGTTCCCCACCTCGCGCGATGGCACGCCGCTCTTCAAGCAGGGTGACGCCGAGTGGGGCAAGCGCACCCTGGGCACCAGCTCGAGCATCGGCGCCGCCGGCTGCGCCATGACGGCCACCGCCATGGCGGTCAGCAAGATCAGCGGCAAGACGATCAACCCCGGCCAGATGGACGCGTGGCTGGACAAGAACGGCGGCTACTCCGGCAACGGCCTGAACTGGGACAAGGCGGCCCAGATGGGTGGCCTGCACGCCAGCAGCCCCGCCTGGAGCCTGGACACCATCAACAAGCAGGTGGACGCGGGCCGCCCGGTCGTGGTGGGCGTGGACTACAAGGCCGGCAGCAACGGCGGCGCCAACGGCACCGACCACTGGATCACCATCACCGGCCGTGGCCAGGAGGGCGGCAAGCCCGTCTACTACGCGAACGATCCGGCCACCGGCAAGCAGATCACCCTGAGCCAGGACGGCAACACCCTGAAGGGTGGCCCCCAGGGCTACAAGACGACGGGCCAGCTGCGGACGTTCTCGGGTGGCAACCCCCCGCGTCCGGGCACGTCGACGCAGCCTGCTCCGGGCGGGTCGACGCAGCCCGCCCCGGGCACGGGCGGCACCACGGCGCCGGCTCCGGCCGCTCCCGCGGGTGGCAAGGAGTCGCTGAAGGGCACGACGCTGCCGAACCAGCAGCTGAAGCGCGGCTCGAAGGGCGAAGGGGTGGAGAAGCTGCAGGACGCGCTGGTGAAGCTCGGCTACATGACCAAGGCGCAGGTGGCCACGGGCCCGGGCACCTTCGGTCCGAAGACCGAGGCGGCGCTCAAGAAGTTCCAGAAGGACCACGGCGTGGACGCCATCGGCGAGTACGGCCCGAAGACGCGCGCCGCGTTCGAGAAGCTCGGCGCGAAGATCGGTGGCGCCGCGAGCGGCACGCCGAGCACCGGTACGCCGAGCACGGGCACGCCCAGCACCGGCGGCGTGACGGGCCCGCTGCCGAAGACGGGCAACGCCTTCATGGACGCCATGGCGGCCGATGCCATCAAGAGCCAGCGTGAGACGGGCGTGCCCGCCTCGGTGACGCTGGCCCAGGCCGCGCTGGAGAGCGGCTGGGGCAAGTCCGGCCTGTCGACGAAGGGCAACAACTTCTTCGGCATCAAGGGCGAGGGCCCCGCGGGCCACGTCACCATGCCGACGAAGGAGTTCCTCAACGGCAAGTGGGTGACGGTGGACGCTGCCTTCCGCAAGTACAACTCGCCTTCCGAGTCCTTCGCGGACCACGGCAACTTCCTGCGGAAGAACAAGCGGTACGCCGAGGCGTTCAACCACACGGACAACGCCGCGCGCTTCGCCCAGGAAATCCACAAGGCGGGCTACGCCACGGACCCTGAGTACTCCAACAAGCTCATCGCGATGATCAACAAGTACGGCCTGGAGCGCTTCGACGCGATCGGCCGTCAGTAA
- a CDS encoding nuclear transport factor 2 family protein, with protein sequence MERAQRFVDALTKLEESGELETLVALFAEDAQVSNAASSHRFLGPEGARQFWRHYKGTLKQVKSTFRNMIESGDRVALEWESKGTAHNGRAVNYEGVSIIEWDGDRISRFYAYFDPELLGREMTDGVAPRSEPPATTPA encoded by the coding sequence ATGGAGCGAGCACAGCGGTTCGTGGACGCGCTGACGAAGCTGGAAGAGAGCGGGGAGCTGGAGACGCTGGTCGCGCTCTTCGCCGAGGACGCGCAGGTGAGCAACGCGGCCTCCTCGCACCGGTTCCTGGGCCCCGAGGGCGCGCGCCAGTTCTGGCGTCACTACAAGGGCACGTTGAAGCAGGTGAAGTCGACCTTCCGGAACATGATTGAGTCCGGAGACCGGGTGGCGCTGGAGTGGGAGTCGAAGGGCACCGCGCACAACGGCAGGGCGGTGAACTACGAGGGCGTCTCCATCATCGAGTGGGATGGAGACCGCATCAGCCGCTTCTACGCCTACTTTGATCCAGAGCTGCTGGGGCGAGAGATGACGGACGGGGTGGCGCCGCGCTCGGAGCCTCCCGCGACGACCCCCGCGTAG